Below is a window of Quadrisphaera setariae DNA.
ATCCTCCCGCACGAGCAGCCGGTCGGGCAGCACCGCCGCCGCCGGTAGAGTCCTGTGCCGGTCCGTGCTCCGCGCGCTCGCGCGAGAAGCTGCACGACGAACTGCGCAGGAGGTGCCCCCGGTGGGCCTGGTCGTCCAGAAGTACGGCGGCTCGTCGGTCGCCGACGCCGCCGGCATCAAGCGGGTGGCCGCGCGCATCGCCGAGACGCGCCGCGCCGGCCACGACGTGGTCGTGGTGGTCTCCGCCATGGGCGACACCACCGACGAGCTGCTCGACCTCGCCGAGCAGGTCAGCCCGCTGCCGCCGGCGCGGGAGCTCGACATGCTGCTCACCTCCGGCGAGCGCATCTCGATGGCGCTGCTGGCCATGGCCACCGCCAACCTCGGCATCCGCGCGCGCTCGTTCACCGGCAGCCAGGCCGGCGTCATCACCGACTCCGCCCACGGGAAGGCGCGCATCATCGACGTCAGCCCCGGGCGCATCCGCGACGCGCTCGACGCCGGCGACGTCGCCGTGGTCGCCGGGTTCCAGGGCGTCTCGGTGGACACCAAGGACATCACCACCCTCGGCCGCGGCGGCTCCGACACCACGGCCGTGGCCCTGGCCGCCGCGCTCGGCGCCGACGTGTGCGAGATCTACACCGACGTCGACGGCGTCTTCACCGCGGACCCGCGCATCGCGCCCGCCGCCCGCCGCCTCGAGACCGTCACCTACGAGGAGATGCTCGAGCTGGCCGCCAGCGGCGCCAAGGTGCTGGTGCTGCGGTGCGTCGAGTACGCCCGCCGCTACGGCGTGCCCGTGCACGTGCGCAGCTCGTTCAGCCCCAGGCCCGGGACGCTCGTGGCCGGATCGATGGAGGACCTTCCCGTGGAGCACGCGATCATCACCGGCGTCGCGCACGACCGCAGCGAGGCGAAGATCACCGTGGTGGGGGTGCCCGACAAGCCGGGCACCGCCGCCGAGCTGTTCGAGCACGTCGCTGCCGCCGGCATCAACATCGACATGATCGTCCAGAACGTGTCGGCCGCCGCGACGGGCCTCACCGACGTCTCCTTCACGCTGCCCAAGGCCGACGGCCAGGTCGCGATGACGGCGCTGTCGCAGGTGCAGGCCTCGGTCGGCTTCGGCTCCCTGCGCTTCGACGACCAGATCGGCAAGCTCTCCCTCATCGGGGCGGGCATGCGCAGCAACCCCGGCGTCTCCGCGCGGTTCTTCAAGGCCCTCGCCGACAGCGGGATCAACATCGACATGATCTCCACCTCGGAGATCCGCATCTCGGTGGTCACCCGCGACGCCGACCTCGACGACGCCGTGCGCGCCGTCCACACGGCCTTCGGGCTGGACGCGTCCGCCGGCGAGGACCAGGCCACCGTCTACGGAGGGACCGGGCGATGAGCGACAGCACCCCCACCAGCGCGCAGGCGACGGGCCGCAAGCCCGTCCTCGCCGTCGTCGGCGCCACCGGCGCCGTCGGCACGGTGATGCTCGGCATCCTGTCCACCCGCGAGGACGTCTGGGGCGAGATCCGCCTCGTCGCCTCGGCCCGCTCCGCGGGCAAGAAGCTGCGCGTGCGCGGCGAGGACGTCGAGGTCCAGGCGCTCGCGCCGGAGGTCTTCGACGGCGTCGACGTGGCGATGTTCGACGTCCCCGACGAGGTGAGCCTCGAGTGGGGCCCCGTCGCCGCCGCCCGCGGCGCGGTCGTCGTCGACAACTCCGGCGCGTTCCGCATGGACCCCGACGTGCCGCTCGTGGTGCCGGAGGTGAACCCGTCGGCGATCCGCAACCGGCCCCGGGGGATCATCTCCAACCCCAACTGCACGACGCTGACGATGATGGACGCGCTCGGCGCGCTGCACCGCCAGTGGGGCCTCACCGAGCTCGTCGTCGCCTCCTACCAGGCGGCGTCCGGCGCTGGGCAGCCCGGCATCGACAGGCTCCACGCCGAGCTCGAGGCCGTCTCCGGGGACGCGACCCTCGGCACCCGGCCCGGTGACGTGCGCACCGCCGTCGCCGAGCGCCTCGGTGACGAGCCCTCGCCGTTCCCGGCGCCGCTGGCGCTCAACGTGGTGCCGTGGGCGGGTTCGCTCAAGGACGACGGCTGGTCCAGCGAGGAGCTCAAGGTCCGCGCCGAGAGCCGCAAGATCCTCGGCATCCCCGACCTCAAGGTCTCGGCCACCTGCGTGCGCGTGCCCGTGGTGACCACGCACTCCCTCGCGGTGCACGCGACGTTCCAGAAGCCCATCAAGGTGGAGGCGGCGCGGCAGGCCCTGGTGGAGGCGCCCAGCGTCGTCGTCCTGGACGACCCGGCCAACGGTGACTTCCCCACGCCCGCCGACGTGGTGGGCTCCGACCCGACGTGGGTGGGGCGCATCCGCCAGGCGCTGGACTTCCCCCACACCCTCGACCTGTTCGTCTGCGGTGACAACCTCCGCAAGGGCGCCGCGCTCAACACCGCGCAGATCGCCGAGCTCGTGGCCGCGGAGCTCTCCGGCCGCTGAGCCGTCGCGATCACGCGGGAGACCCGCACCCGAGGCTCTCGGGTGCGGGTCTCCCGCGTGTTCAGCCGGCGTGCTGGGGCTGGGCCTGCAGCTGGGAGGCCGCGCGCACCTCGCGGCGCCCGACGGCCCAGAACGCCACGGCGAGGGCCGTGAAGACGAGCAGCGGCACCAGCTCCACGAACAGGTAGGTCCAGCGCTCGGAGAAGGCCCAGCCGTCGGCGCGGAAGTCCGCGGTGAACCAGCCGTCACCGAGGCCCGGGAAGAGGATCTGCACGGTGCAGAAGACGATCCACGCGGTGGAGACGACCGTCAGCAGCCCGATCGCCGGGGCGCGGTAGGGGCGCGGCGCGTCCGGGAGCCGGCGGCGCAGCACCCAGGCGGCAGGGAAGATGCCGAGGTAGCTGATGAGGGTGGTGGACACCGCCAGCGCCAGGGCCACGGTGAAGAACTTGCCGGCGTCACCGGAGGTGATGGTGTTCGCCGCCACGAAGACCAGCGTCGAGATGACCCCGGAGAGCACGTTGACGCGCAGCGGGGTGCCGAAGCGCTCCGAGAAGCGCCCCAGGGCGCGCGGACCGGCGCCGTCGTAGCAGGAGACCGCCAGCGTGCGGTCCGACCCCATGATCCAGGTCAGTCCCGAGGTGAACGCCACGACGACGACGAGGATCCCCAGCACGTACCCGACCGCAGTGGAGAAGGCGGTGAGCGTCACGGCCGTGGTGCCGTCGGCAGCGGTGGTGACCGTGCCGCCGAACACCGTCAGCGCCTGGCGCACGGCGTCGGGGAAGCCCGCCAGGCCGCTGGCCTGCTGCTCGGGGAGCACCAGGAGGATCCCCAGGACGGGGAGCCCGTACAGCAGCCCGGTGGCGAGGATGGACTTGGCGATGCCGGCGGGCACGTCGCGCTTCGCGTCCTCCATCTCCTCGCCGGCGGCGCTGGGCAGCTCGAAGCCCACGAGGCTGAAGAGGATGAGCGGCACGAGCACCACGAACCCGGAGAAGCTCGGCGCGTAGCTGCCCGCCGACGGCCCGTGGAAGCCGTGCACGAAGCCGTAGGCGACCACCAGCACGCTGAACAGGCCCAGCAGCGCGAAGCGGGCCAGGGCCCCGATGGTCGCGATCCACTTGCCCACCCGGAAGCTCAGGACGGCGAACAGCACGCCCGCCCAGATGAACGCGAGGGCGAAGACGTACTGGAAGGTCGTGGAGAAGGCCTGGCCGTGGTGGAAGAACGTCATGAGGCCGCCCAGCGCGGTCCCCACCAGGGTGCCGCCCATCCACACGGGGTTGGTCACCCAGTAGAAGACGTTGTTGATGGCGCCGACCAGGCGCCCGAACGCCATCCGCACCCACACGTAGGGACCGCCCTCGTCGGGGAACGCCGCGCCGAGCTCCGCCAGCAGCGCCGCTGACGGCACGGCGAAGAGGAGCACGCAGACGACGAGCCACGTGAAGCCCTCGCCGCCCTTTGTGGCCAGCGTGCCGAGCCCGTCGATGCCGACGAGGGTGCACACGAGGAAGAAGAAGATGTCGGCCCTGCCGAAGTGCTTCTGGAGCTTGCTCTTCTCGGCCTCAGCGCCGAGGGCTCCTTCGCCCTCGTCTGCGCGCAGGTCTGCCACTGCCATGACCGCCACCTGACCCGTCGTCCTGGTCCTGCCCCGATGAGTAGCACCCGATGAGTTGCTGTGAGCACCGGACGCGAGGGGGAGAGTGGCACTGGTCGTGTGTCATCCGCATGAACGGAGGCTGCTGGTCCGCTGAACGGACGAGGGCCCCCGCTCAGCGGGGGCCCTCGTGACTGTGGTCGGGGTGACAGGATTTGAACCTGCGGCCTCTTCGTCCCGAACGAAGCGCGCTACCAAGCTGCGCCACACCCCGGAGCAGCGCAGACCACTCTAGCCGAATGCGGCTACTGCTCTCGACGCGGTTCCGCCGTGCGGGCGCGCCGGGCCCCGGTCAGCCCTCGATCAGGCGGGCACGAGCTCCAGGAGGGTCGCCTCGGGGGCGCACGCGAACCGCACCGGCGCGTACGGGCTGGTGCCCAGGCCGGCGCTGACGTGCAGCCAGCTGGACCGGCGTCCACGCTCCCAGCGGTGCAGGCCCTTGGCCATCGAGCGCGGCAGGTCGCAGTTGGTGGTGAGCGCGCCGACGAAGGGCACGCAGAGCTGGCCGCCGTGGGTGTGCCCGGCGATGAGCAGCTGGTG
It encodes the following:
- a CDS encoding aspartate kinase, yielding MGLVVQKYGGSSVADAAGIKRVAARIAETRRAGHDVVVVVSAMGDTTDELLDLAEQVSPLPPARELDMLLTSGERISMALLAMATANLGIRARSFTGSQAGVITDSAHGKARIIDVSPGRIRDALDAGDVAVVAGFQGVSVDTKDITTLGRGGSDTTAVALAAALGADVCEIYTDVDGVFTADPRIAPAARRLETVTYEEMLELAASGAKVLVLRCVEYARRYGVPVHVRSSFSPRPGTLVAGSMEDLPVEHAIITGVAHDRSEAKITVVGVPDKPGTAAELFEHVAAAGINIDMIVQNVSAAATGLTDVSFTLPKADGQVAMTALSQVQASVGFGSLRFDDQIGKLSLIGAGMRSNPGVSARFFKALADSGINIDMISTSEIRISVVTRDADLDDAVRAVHTAFGLDASAGEDQATVYGGTGR
- a CDS encoding aspartate-semialdehyde dehydrogenase, with amino-acid sequence MSDSTPTSAQATGRKPVLAVVGATGAVGTVMLGILSTREDVWGEIRLVASARSAGKKLRVRGEDVEVQALAPEVFDGVDVAMFDVPDEVSLEWGPVAAARGAVVVDNSGAFRMDPDVPLVVPEVNPSAIRNRPRGIISNPNCTTLTMMDALGALHRQWGLTELVVASYQAASGAGQPGIDRLHAELEAVSGDATLGTRPGDVRTAVAERLGDEPSPFPAPLALNVVPWAGSLKDDGWSSEELKVRAESRKILGIPDLKVSATCVRVPVVTTHSLAVHATFQKPIKVEAARQALVEAPSVVVLDDPANGDFPTPADVVGSDPTWVGRIRQALDFPHTLDLFVCGDNLRKGAALNTAQIAELVAAELSGR
- a CDS encoding APC family permease → MAVADLRADEGEGALGAEAEKSKLQKHFGRADIFFFLVCTLVGIDGLGTLATKGGEGFTWLVVCVLLFAVPSAALLAELGAAFPDEGGPYVWVRMAFGRLVGAINNVFYWVTNPVWMGGTLVGTALGGLMTFFHHGQAFSTTFQYVFALAFIWAGVLFAVLSFRVGKWIATIGALARFALLGLFSVLVVAYGFVHGFHGPSAGSYAPSFSGFVVLVPLILFSLVGFELPSAAGEEMEDAKRDVPAGIAKSILATGLLYGLPVLGILLVLPEQQASGLAGFPDAVRQALTVFGGTVTTAADGTTAVTLTAFSTAVGYVLGILVVVVAFTSGLTWIMGSDRTLAVSCYDGAGPRALGRFSERFGTPLRVNVLSGVISTLVFVAANTITSGDAGKFFTVALALAVSTTLISYLGIFPAAWVLRRRLPDAPRPYRAPAIGLLTVVSTAWIVFCTVQILFPGLGDGWFTADFRADGWAFSERWTYLFVELVPLLVFTALAVAFWAVGRREVRAASQLQAQPQHAG